Genomic segment of Umezawaea sp. Da 62-37:
ACGTCCGCTCCAACCGCACGCTGGTCAGCATGATCGTGCTGGCCGGGCTCGGCTCGTTCTTCGTCGGCGCCTCGCTCCAGTCGTCCATGCCGATCTTCGCCCACGACCTGGGCAGCGGCGGCGCGGGCCTCACCTACGGTGTCCTGCTGTTCGCCAACGGCGTGGGCGGAGTCGTCGGCGGCATCCTGCTGGAGGCCAGCGGTCGCATCAAACCCAACGTCCCCGCCGCCGTCGTCAGCACCGGCGTCTTCGGGCTGACCAGCCTGTTCTTCGCGTTCACCACCAGCTACCCGCTCGCACTGCTCATGCTGCTCGTGGGCGGCGTCGCGAACATGGCCTCGATGTCCATCGGCCAGACCGTCGTCCAACTCCTCGCCCCGCCGGCCGACCGCGGACGCGTCATCGGCCTCTACGGCATGTCCTCGGGCGGCCTCCGCGCGGGCAGCGGCTTCACCGTCGGCCTGCTCGGCGCCGCCATCGGCGTCCACTGGTCACTGGGCCTGAGCGCCATCGCCCTCTGCCTCGGCACCGCCGCCGCCGGGTACTACGCCCTGCGGCCGCAGCGGGTGTGAGCCGGCGGACCGTCAGGGCACGACGACCGGACAGGTGCGGCTCATCACCGCGCCGACCCCTCTCACCGCACCTCGTCCCCCGCGGGCGCGGGCACCACCGGAGGCGCCTCCGCCGCGTCCACCGGCTCCCGCGCCCCGCGGTTGCGGTCGCGGCGGTCCCAGAAGCCGAGCATCGGGGTGGCCATGATGGTGGTGACCAGGGCGACGACGACCAGGACGCTGAACAGTTCCCTGGTCACGATCCCGGCGGCGAGTCCGACGTTGATGGCGATGAGCTGCATCAGGCCGCGGGCGTTCATCAGGGTGCCGACGCGCAGGGCCACGGCTTGCGATTCGCCCGCCAGGCGGGCGGCGAGCCAGCAGGCGCCGAACTTGCCGAGCACGGCGACGGCCACGCAGGCCAGGGCGAACAGCAGCACCGAGGGGTGGACGAGCAGGCCGAAGTCGGTGTTGAGGCCGGAGTAGGTGAAGAACAGGGGCAGGAACACCAGGTTGATCGGGTTGATCGTCGCGACCGCCTTGTCCACGGCGGCGGTGTGCGGGAACACCACACCGAGGGCGAACGCGCCGAACACCGCGTAGAGGCCGATCACGTCGGTGTACCAGCAGGCCATGAACAGCATGACGACGACCATGAGCAGCAGGTGGTTGGGGCTGAGCCGCTCGGTCACGGCGCCGATGCGATCACGGGCGCGGACCAGGAGCGCGAGCATGGCCACCAGCACCACCGTGCCGCCCGCCGCGACCGCGAACAGCCCGGCGCTGCCCGCGGCGATGCTGAGCACGCCCGCGAGAAGCACCCACGCCACCCCGTCGTCCAGGGCGCCCGCGGCCAGCGAGAGGGAGCCGAACCGGGTGTCGGTGAGTCCGCGCTCGGTGATGATCCGGGCCAGCATGGGGAAGGCCGTGATCGACAGCGTGACGCCGACGAACAGCACGGACACCAGCAGCGGCACGCCCGGCACGAAGACGTCGACCAGGTTGTAGGTCAGCAGGCTCAGGCCGACCCCGAGCAGGAGCGGGGCCATCACGCCCGCCAGGGAGATCGCGGCGGCCGACCGGGCGACGCGGCGGACGCGGTCCACCCGGAACTCGTAGCCCGTCTGGAACATGAACACCACGAGCCCGATCTGGCCCACGACGTACAGGACCGGGCGGAGCTGCTGGGGGAAGAGCGCGGTCTCGACGCCCGGCGCGATCAGGCCGAGCACCGACGGGCCGAGGACGACGCCCGCGACCATCTCGCCGACCACCGGGGGCTGGCCGATGGAGCGCAGCGCCCAGCCGACGAGCCTGCACGTCACGAGGATGACGGCGACGGCGATGAAGAACGCGGGTGCCAGCTGGGTTGGGGACAAGGTCGTCACGCCCTTCGGGTCGGGTGGGTCAGCCGGTGGACGGGCAGACCTGCTGCGGCTCGGCGTCCCGCGCGTCGAAGTAGTTCCCGGCGAGCCGGGCGCGTCGGGCGTCGAACACCATCCAGGTGCCCAGCCCCAGTTGCAGGAGGCTGCGCCAGAGGTCCTCCCACCGGTCGCGGACCCGCAGGAACGCCCGGACCGCGAGGACGCGGTGGGCGGGCAGCGGGTCGTCACGGCGGACCAGCAGGCACGGGGCGGCGTGCGGGATGGACCGGGTGTGCGAGACGGTGGAGTCGAGCGTGAAGCGGGCCAGCACCTCGCGCACGGCGGCCCGCATGATCAGCGGGGACAGCCGCCACGCGGGGCACGGCCGGTTGGCCGCGACGCCGAACGGGATGTGGTGGGCGGTGCGGCCGGACAGCCGTTCCCAGCGGGACGGGTCGAACACCTCCGGGTCGTCGTACCCGGTGGCGTGGTAGTCGGGGTAGCTGAAGCACAGCACCGAACCCGACGGCAGCGTGGTGCGCCCGTCGACCTCGATGTCGGCGGTGGTGATCCGGTGGGCGATGCCGAACAGGGGGTACATCCGGAAGGTCTCGTCCAGCACGTGGCCCAGGTAGCGGTCATCGGCCGGGTCGGCGGCCAGGCGTTCCTGCACGTCGTGGTGGCGGGCCAGCACGAGCAGCAGGTGCGCCATCGCCTCGGACATCTGCACCACGGCGGTGTTGAGGAACGTGCCCTGGAGGTAGTGCACCTGCTCCTGGACCGTCAGCGTCGACGGCAGTTCGTGCGCCACCTCCCCCGCGCGCACCCGGCGTTCGAGGTAGCGGGTGAGCCGGGCCCGGCGCGCGGGGTGGCGCAGGCCGGTGCACTTCAGGGAGGTCACGACGTCGCGGGCGTGGCCGACGATGAGCGCCCTCGCTTCGGGCGGACAGGGTTCCCGGAACAGCAGGCCGTGGAAGAACTCGGCCCACACCGGCATCATCAGGTCCCGCAGCCGGACCAGCGTCGCCCGGCCGGTCACGAGTTCGTCGAGGACGGACGCCGTGCGGCGGCCCGCGGCGGCGGACAGCTCGGCGCTGGGTCCGGCCAGGATCCGCAGCGTGCAGCGGGCCACGTCGTCGTAGCGCGGTCCGGCCTCCAGGTGCTCCTGGTGGACCTCGGGTCCGGGCGAGAGCCAGTACCAGAACAGGTCCGACAGGCCCGCGCCCCTGCTGCGGCCGTTCGCGGCGGGGTGGGAGTAGACCTCCTCGAACCGGTCGGCGCCGACGAGGTCGTCGGGGAACGTCATGGCGTTGTCGCCGTTGACGCGCGCGAACACCTTGCCGCGCAACGCGACCACCTGGTCGGGCAGCCAGTACGGGGTGGACAGCACGGCGCACGTCGCGACGACCTTGGCGAGGCTCACCACGAGGCCGCTCCCCTGGTGACGACGAGGTCGCGGGTCAGGTCGGCGAGGCCGCGGCCGCCGCAGAGCGCGAGGGCGTGGTCGAACTCGTCGCGCAGCAGGTCCAGCACCTGCCGCACGCCGTCCTCACCGTCGGCGGCCAGACCCCACACCACCGGCCGGCCCACGCCGACCGCGGTGGCGCCGAGGGCGAGCGCGAGCGCCACGTCGCTGCCGCGCCGCACCCCGCCGTCGAGCAGCACGGGGACCCGCCCGTCAACGGCGTCCGCTATCCGCGGGAGCGCGTCGAGGGCGGCGGGAACGGCGTCGAACTGGCGGCCGCCGTGGTTGGAGACGACGATCCCGTCGAGTCCGCGTTCGACGGCGAGCCGGGCGTCCTCGGGGTGGAGCACTCCCTTGAGCAGCACGGGCAGGGTTGTGCGGGCGCGCACGAGGTCGAGGTCATCCCAGGAGAGCGCGGCCGACATCTCGATGTCGCGGGTCCCGCCCGGCGGTCCGCCCGGCAGGTCGCGCATGTTCTCCGCGGCGAACCCGGCGGGCAGGTCGTCGAAGCCGTTGCGGACGTCGCGTTCACGGCGGCCGAACACCGGTGAGTCGACGGTGACGACGAGCGCGGTGCACCCGGCGTCCTCGGCCCGGCGCACCAGGCACCGGGTGACCTCGGCGTCGGGTTGCAGGTACAGCTGGAACCAGACCGCGGCGGCCGGGTCGACCGACCGCGCCGCGGCCACCACGGCGCCGACGGCCACGGTGGAGGCCATGCTGGACACCAGGACCGTGCCCGCGGCGGCGGTCGCCCTGGCCGTGGCCAGCTCGCCGTCGGGGTGCGCGAGCCGGTGGAACGCGGTGGGCGCCACGACGACCGGCATCGACGCCCGCGCGCCGGGCAGCGCCACGGCGAGGTCGCGGGTCGGGGTGCCGCGCAGGATCCGGGGCAGCAGCGCGAACCGCCCGAACGCGCGCTCGTTGTCCGCCAGCACGACCTCGTCGGCCGCGCCGCCCGCGAAGTAGTCGTAGTGCACCGGGTCCAGCAGTTCGCGCGCCCGGTCGTGCAGGTCGGACAGGCCGGGACTCACGGCCTGCCCGCCGTCACCCGTTCCAGGTGCGCGCGCAGGAACTCGCGCAGCGGAGCGCGGTGCACGGCCTCGCTGTCCCACTCGTTCTCGAGGTTCTCGGTGATGTGGTGCTCGGCCACGAACTCCCCGCCGCGGTACCGGCGCACGACCGGGTGCAGGTAGCGCCCGTCCAGCCCGCTGGTGTCCTGCTGGGAATTCCGGCCCGCCGTGATGTCGAACGGGTTGACCAGGTCGTGGTCCTCGCCGTACTCCAGGGTGATCGTCAGGTAGGACTCGACGTCGCCGAACACGCCTGTGCCCGCGGCCGCCTCGAGGTGCGCGACCGGGATCTCCTCGGCGTAGCGCACCGAGCCGTCCGAGCCGACCAGGACCGCGTCGCACAGGAACCCGAAGACCTGCCACAGCGCGGAGCTGCGGTTGACCCGGTCGATCACGGCGTCGGCGACGGCCTCCGCGGTCGGGGCCAGCTCGCGGCTGGGCCAGGCGACGTCGTGGTGGCGCTGCTCCAGGATGTGGTGCAGGGCGCGCACGCCGTAGCGGAAACCGTGGATGAAACCGCTGGTCGACTTCTTGAAGTCGCGGACCTGGGTGATGGTCCCGGCGAAGTGCAGGCCGGGGACGTTGATCGATTCCCAGGTCTCGGTCTGGGCCGGGAAGCGGTTGTTGATGGTCAATTCAGGACGGCATTCCGGGGTGAACACCGACGCGTCGAAACGGAAGCCGGTGGCCAGGATCACCCGGTCGTAGCGAATTTCCTTCACCACTTCGTCCACCCGTGCAAATGAGACGCGGACGAGGAACCCGTCACCGTCGGCCCGAATGCTCAAAATGCGGCCGTCGAGCAGCGCGTTCTGGGACTTGAGCTGATAGGTGTCCAGGAAGTTGTTGTTGACCGCGCGGAGGTGGCCGACGAAGTGCGTCTGCCAGGCCAGCCGCAGCGAGCCGGGTCCGGCGACGTGGATGACGGCGGCGTTCTCGATCAGGTTGTCCGCGGTCTCGAACGCGGAGTTCCCGCGCCCGACGATGAGGACCCGCTGGTCGGTGAAGCCCTCGGGGTCGGCGGGGGTGTCGTAGTAGAGCTCGGCCAGTTCGACGCCCTCGATGTCGGGCACGTACGGCAACGAGACGCCGGTCGCCATGATCACGCGTTTGGCCCGGTAGGTGTTCCCGTCCTGGTCACGGGCCACGAAGTCATCCGGGCGGCTGATCTCCTCAATGCGCGTGCCGTAGCGGATCGCCAGGTCGTGGGCGGTCGCGAAGTCGGCGAGGTAGCGCAGGAAGTCCTCGGCCGCCGGGAAGTAGCGGGGCGTGTAGGTGGTGAACAGCGGCGCGTTCTCCTCCGACAGCAGCGAGTTCCAGTCGGTGCGCAGGCGCAGCTCCGGGTCGTCCCAGCCGGTGTGCACCTTGTTGATCGAGATCAACTTCCGGTGCCGGGGGAAGCGGGTGAAGAAAGTGCCCGGCGAATCCCCCGATTCGACGATGAGGTAACTCCGCCCCGCACGGGCGAGGAAATAGCCCGCCTGCAAGCCGGCAGGACCCCCGCCGACCACGAGGTAATCGATCGACTGTTCGCCCGACACCCAATTCTCCGATCACCGACCAGTGACGCACTGACGTGATTGAGGTTTAAAGCACTTGCCCCTATTTAGCAAGTGTGGTCCACATCACAGCCATTCGGCGGAGGTGCCGACAATGATGAGAAGATAAAAGCTAGACCGAATGGAGTGATTTCCTGTCGACTTCCTGTCGATTCCCGTCGGGGGTGGACCGCACTGGTAGGGAGTGCGCAGAACGGTGACACCGGCGCGAGCGGAGATCGACGTGGGCAGTTCGACCGATGGCGTGTTCCCCCAGGCGCTGCTCGACTCGCTGGACCGCGATCCGGGCGGGGTCGCGTTCGAGCACGGTGCGCGCACGGTGACCCGCGGCGAACTGCTCGACCTGGTCGGCCGGTTCGCGAGCGGGCTCCGGGCCGCCGGGCTCGGCCCCGGACGAGGGGTCGCCGTCGGCACCGCCGTCACCCCGGAGGGGTTCGCCGTCCTGCTGGCCGCCTACGCCCTGGGCTGCCGCGTCGTCGGGGTCCGCCCCGGTCTCACCCCGGCGCAGCTCCCCCACGTCGTGGGCGACGTGGACGCGCTGGTGGTCGACGACGCCGTCGGCACGCCCGAACTGGTGGCCGCGGCGGGGTCCGCGACCGTGCTGCGGATCGGCCCCGGACTCCAGGGCGAGCCGGAGAAGCCCGTCGCCGTCGGCGATCCGGACGACGTCGCCGTGGTCACGTTCACCAGCGGCAGCACCGGGACGCCGAAGGGCGTCGCCCTCACCTACGCGGCGATGAGCGCGAAGTGGTGGCACCTCCGGGTCAGGGACCCGCGGGCGGAGCGGCTCTCCGAGGGGTACGACCGGTTCCTGCTGTTCGGCACGCTCACCAGCGTCGTGATGCAGGAGCACCTGCACGTGTGCCTGCTGTCGGGCGGCACCGCGGTGATCCCCGAGGGCCTGCCGGTGTTCCCGCGGGTCATCCCGGAACTGCGGGTCACCGCGTGCCTGCTGACCGTGGCGCGGCTGCACCACGTGCTCGACGTGCTGCGCGCGGAGCGGGTCGACCTGAGCGGCCTGCGCGTGATGATCGTGTCCGGCTCCCCCATCGCCCCCCACCGGATGGCCGAGGCGTTCGAGCGGATCGGCCCCGCCGTGCGGCAGGGCTACGGGCAGACCGAGATCGGGCTCATCACCATGCTGACCGCCGAGGACGTCGCCACCTGGCCGGGCGCGATCGGCTCGGTCGGGCGACCGTGGGCCGGGATCGAACTCGAGGTGCGCGACGACGACGGCCACCCGCTGCCCACGGGCCGCATCGGCGAGATCTGGGTCCGCACGGCGTACGCGCTGAAGGGGTACTGGAACGACGAGGAGCAGACCGCGGACCTGCTGCGCGACGGGTGGGTGCGCACCCGCGACATCGGCCACCTCGACGAGCGGGACTTCCTGCACCTGACCGGCCGCGCCCGCGACGTGATCATCGTCAACGCGATCATCCACTACGCCGGGCCGATCGAGCAGGCGCTCGCCTCGCACCCCCGGGTCGACCAGGCCTACGTCGTCGGCGCGCCGGACGAGCGCACCGGCGAGGCCGCGCACGCGTTCGTGGTCCGCGCGGGCGACCGCGACCCCAACCCCGACGACCTGCGCGCGCTGGTCGCCGCGGCGCTCGGCGAGGCGGCCGTTCCGGCGACCATCACCGTCGTCCCCGGCGTTCCCGTGGCGCCCAGCGGGAAGCCGGACAAGCGCGCCCTGCTCTCCGCGCTGCCCACCGGCGTCTTCCTGGGCAGTTCGGCGCGCCG
This window contains:
- a CDS encoding cation:proton antiporter codes for the protein MTTLSPTQLAPAFFIAVAVILVTCRLVGWALRSIGQPPVVGEMVAGVVLGPSVLGLIAPGVETALFPQQLRPVLYVVGQIGLVVFMFQTGYEFRVDRVRRVARSAAAISLAGVMAPLLLGVGLSLLTYNLVDVFVPGVPLLVSVLFVGVTLSITAFPMLARIITERGLTDTRFGSLSLAAGALDDGVAWVLLAGVLSIAAGSAGLFAVAAGGTVVLVAMLALLVRARDRIGAVTERLSPNHLLLMVVVMLFMACWYTDVIGLYAVFGAFALGVVFPHTAAVDKAVATINPINLVFLPLFFTYSGLNTDFGLLVHPSVLLFALACVAVAVLGKFGACWLAARLAGESQAVALRVGTLMNARGLMQLIAINVGLAAGIVTRELFSVLVVVALVTTIMATPMLGFWDRRDRNRGAREPVDAAEAPPVVPAPAGDEVR
- a CDS encoding cytochrome P450, yielding MSLAKVVATCAVLSTPYWLPDQVVALRGKVFARVNGDNAMTFPDDLVGADRFEEVYSHPAANGRSRGAGLSDLFWYWLSPGPEVHQEHLEAGPRYDDVARCTLRILAGPSAELSAAAGRRTASVLDELVTGRATLVRLRDLMMPVWAEFFHGLLFREPCPPEARALIVGHARDVVTSLKCTGLRHPARRARLTRYLERRVRAGEVAHELPSTLTVQEQVHYLQGTFLNTAVVQMSEAMAHLLLVLARHHDVQERLAADPADDRYLGHVLDETFRMYPLFGIAHRITTADIEVDGRTTLPSGSVLCFSYPDYHATGYDDPEVFDPSRWERLSGRTAHHIPFGVAANRPCPAWRLSPLIMRAAVREVLARFTLDSTVSHTRSIPHAAPCLLVRRDDPLPAHRVLAVRAFLRVRDRWEDLWRSLLQLGLGTWMVFDARRARLAGNYFDARDAEPQQVCPSTG
- a CDS encoding alpha-hydroxy acid oxidase, producing MSPGLSDLHDRARELLDPVHYDYFAGGAADEVVLADNERAFGRFALLPRILRGTPTRDLAVALPGARASMPVVVAPTAFHRLAHPDGELATARATAAAGTVLVSSMASTVAVGAVVAAARSVDPAAAVWFQLYLQPDAEVTRCLVRRAEDAGCTALVVTVDSPVFGRRERDVRNGFDDLPAGFAAENMRDLPGGPPGGTRDIEMSAALSWDDLDLVRARTTLPVLLKGVLHPEDARLAVERGLDGIVVSNHGGRQFDAVPAALDALPRIADAVDGRVPVLLDGGVRRGSDVALALALGATAVGVGRPVVWGLAADGEDGVRQVLDLLRDEFDHALALCGGRGLADLTRDLVVTRGAASW
- a CDS encoding NAD(P)-binding domain-containing protein → MSGEQSIDYLVVGGGPAGLQAGYFLARAGRSYLIVESGDSPGTFFTRFPRHRKLISINKVHTGWDDPELRLRTDWNSLLSEENAPLFTTYTPRYFPAAEDFLRYLADFATAHDLAIRYGTRIEEISRPDDFVARDQDGNTYRAKRVIMATGVSLPYVPDIEGVELAELYYDTPADPEGFTDQRVLIVGRGNSAFETADNLIENAAVIHVAGPGSLRLAWQTHFVGHLRAVNNNFLDTYQLKSQNALLDGRILSIRADGDGFLVRVSFARVDEVVKEIRYDRVILATGFRFDASVFTPECRPELTINNRFPAQTETWESINVPGLHFAGTITQVRDFKKSTSGFIHGFRYGVRALHHILEQRHHDVAWPSRELAPTAEAVADAVIDRVNRSSALWQVFGFLCDAVLVGSDGSVRYAEEIPVAHLEAAAGTGVFGDVESYLTITLEYGEDHDLVNPFDITAGRNSQQDTSGLDGRYLHPVVRRYRGGEFVAEHHITENLENEWDSEAVHRAPLREFLRAHLERVTAGRP
- a CDS encoding long-chain fatty acid--CoA ligase; translated protein: MTPARAEIDVGSSTDGVFPQALLDSLDRDPGGVAFEHGARTVTRGELLDLVGRFASGLRAAGLGPGRGVAVGTAVTPEGFAVLLAAYALGCRVVGVRPGLTPAQLPHVVGDVDALVVDDAVGTPELVAAAGSATVLRIGPGLQGEPEKPVAVGDPDDVAVVTFTSGSTGTPKGVALTYAAMSAKWWHLRVRDPRAERLSEGYDRFLLFGTLTSVVMQEHLHVCLLSGGTAVIPEGLPVFPRVIPELRVTACLLTVARLHHVLDVLRAERVDLSGLRVMIVSGSPIAPHRMAEAFERIGPAVRQGYGQTEIGLITMLTAEDVATWPGAIGSVGRPWAGIELEVRDDDGHPLPTGRIGEIWVRTAYALKGYWNDEEQTADLLRDGWVRTRDIGHLDERDFLHLTGRARDVIIVNAIIHYAGPIEQALASHPRVDQAYVVGAPDERTGEAAHAFVVRAGDRDPNPDDLRALVAAALGEAAVPATITVVPGVPVAPSGKPDKRALLSALPTGVFLGSSARRPSGR